A window of Phragmitibacter flavus contains these coding sequences:
- a CDS encoding tetratricopeptide repeat protein, translating to MHEWKVQAEAFALKEIESSSGPSIPTAVRQSVAKQLYTAFDLLAGAEGARRITGLQPSSSDLEKVRRIIEECESEAPRIEKVKWLKACYLLATGEVAQAHELSLSHQDPDDPERLLIQAQCLHKLGRAEEAIPLLVQVAAIEDLAATAFYNLGLAQDDCGQHFQAKESYQQALIKDPTYAYPHSRLAKHAYESGDPETAALHSRAACQLEPNDEVLWFRFALVLLDLQRVGEAVDVLDSALARFPASSELHGMRGRALGQVGMMTESEEAIRYSITLDAKNETSWYNLAFCLMLQGRFDESRAALQKAVDSGYPDASAVERFVEMLDQCFDACNKEEEEAGGEAQDGQGGD from the coding sequence TTGCATGAGTGGAAGGTCCAAGCCGAGGCGTTTGCTCTCAAGGAGATCGAATCATCATCGGGACCATCCATTCCCACCGCAGTGCGACAGAGTGTCGCGAAGCAACTTTACACAGCGTTTGATCTTCTGGCGGGTGCCGAGGGTGCAAGGAGAATCACCGGATTGCAGCCGAGTTCTTCTGATTTGGAAAAGGTTCGGAGAATTATCGAAGAATGCGAATCAGAAGCCCCAAGGATTGAGAAAGTGAAATGGTTGAAGGCCTGCTATCTGTTGGCGACTGGAGAAGTGGCTCAGGCGCACGAGTTGTCACTTTCGCATCAAGACCCCGACGACCCCGAGAGGCTTTTGATCCAAGCACAGTGCCTCCACAAGTTAGGTAGGGCAGAGGAGGCAATCCCATTGCTGGTTCAGGTCGCGGCAATTGAAGACCTTGCGGCTACAGCCTTCTATAATCTAGGTCTGGCTCAAGACGATTGCGGCCAACACTTTCAGGCCAAGGAATCATATCAACAAGCCCTCATTAAAGATCCAACTTATGCGTATCCGCACAGTAGGCTGGCCAAACATGCATACGAGTCAGGTGACCCAGAGACTGCCGCACTTCATTCACGGGCGGCGTGTCAGCTCGAACCCAATGACGAAGTGCTATGGTTTCGTTTTGCACTGGTGCTACTTGATCTGCAACGTGTTGGCGAGGCGGTAGATGTTCTTGATTCCGCGCTGGCAAGATTTCCAGCGAGTTCCGAATTGCACGGGATGAGGGGCCGAGCACTAGGGCAAGTAGGAATGATGACTGAATCGGAGGAGGCCATTCGCTATTCAATTACGCTCGACGCAAAGAATGAGACTAGTTGGTATAATCTGGCGTTTTGCCTGATGTTACAGGGAAGATTCGATGAAAGCCGCGCTGCACTCCAAAAGGCGGTTGATAGTGGCTATCCTGACGCCAGTGCAGTGGAGCGTTTCGTTGAAATGTTGGACCAGTGTTTCGACGCCTGCAATAAAGAGGAAGAAGAGGCTGGCGGTGAAGCTCAAGATGGACAAGGCGGCGATTGA
- a CDS encoding restriction endonuclease — protein MLPVLRALGDADGGVQQMELTRRVADGLMLTEEERKLTLPSGRQTVIHNRTGWAGWYMKQAGLLDNVKRGVWAITQDGRQLLASNPECIDLKTLAAYPRFEAKMARNKDPDSGVVEPEMADQNDGQTPTEQIEEAHQKLNQTVATELREQMARMDPYKFEQLVIDLLFAMGYGGNRAEAALVTQKSNDEGIDGIINEDRLGLNVIYVQAKRWQSTVGRIEVQNFVGALAGKHATKGVFITTSDFHKNATEYASSVQHKVVLIGGQRLADLMIEHGVGVSTVRTIALKRVDSDYFED, from the coding sequence ATGCTTCCGGTCCTTCGTGCGTTGGGGGATGCGGATGGTGGGGTGCAGCAGATGGAGCTGACTCGTCGGGTTGCGGATGGGCTGATGCTGACTGAAGAGGAACGCAAGCTGACGCTTCCCAGTGGTCGTCAGACGGTCATTCATAACCGGACAGGCTGGGCAGGATGGTATATGAAACAGGCGGGGCTTCTGGACAACGTCAAACGGGGCGTCTGGGCGATTACCCAGGATGGCAGGCAGTTGCTGGCATCCAACCCGGAATGCATCGATCTGAAGACCTTGGCTGCCTATCCACGATTTGAGGCGAAGATGGCTCGAAATAAAGATCCTGACTCGGGGGTGGTGGAGCCGGAGATGGCGGATCAGAATGATGGGCAGACGCCGACGGAACAGATTGAAGAGGCGCATCAAAAGCTCAACCAGACGGTGGCCACGGAACTGAGGGAACAGATGGCCAGAATGGACCCTTACAAGTTTGAGCAGTTGGTGATCGATCTGCTGTTTGCGATGGGTTATGGGGGGAACCGTGCTGAGGCGGCGCTGGTGACCCAAAAATCCAACGACGAAGGCATTGATGGGATCATCAATGAAGATCGGTTGGGGCTCAATGTGATCTACGTGCAGGCCAAACGGTGGCAGTCGACGGTGGGGCGCATTGAGGTGCAGAATTTTGTCGGTGCCCTGGCTGGTAAACATGCGACCAAGGGGGTGTTCATCACCACGAGCGATTTTCACAAAAACGCCACTGAATATGCCAGCAGCGTGCAGCACAAGGTGGTGTTGATTGGAGGTCAACGGCTTGCGGATTTGATGATCGAGCACGGGGTGGGAGTTTCCACGGTGCGGACCATTGCGTTGAAACGGGTCGACTCGGATTATTTTGAGGATTGA